The Bacteroidota bacterium genomic sequence CACGCCGGCCGTGTTTAATGCAAACGTGCAGCACACGCGTGCCTTTGGCGCATTCCGCAAACCCGATATTGCCAGTGCCGACTGCGGCTTTGGCGCTGCGCACAGCGGAAACTGGTTTGTGGGCCTTGCTTCAAACATTCAGGGCGACATCCGTTCCGAAGCCATCAGCATGGAGCTGAACAGCCCCTTGCAAAAAGGCCAGCAGTATGCACTCAATTTCTGGGTGCGCACACGCACTGCCTCGCCCAACCTTACACTCAGCGTATCGGGTACCGACTCTGTTTTCGGTACTTCGTTTTACACCGTGTCGGCACAATCTATTGGTGCGTCGTGGACAGAAATAAGCATCCGTTTTACCGCACCGGTAAACGGCCGCTTTATCGGTATCCGCGCTTCGCATCCGGAGCTTAACGCCGGGGTTTGGCTTGATGATTTCAGCATCCGCAGCGTGTTTCAGGCCGATGCAGTAGTGCTTACGCCAGCACCCAAAGCCACTGTAGCTGTACCTAAAAAAGCCGAACCCGCCGGCATCGAAATTTTTCCCAACCCAAGCGAAGGCATGTTCCGCATTTCGCTCGACAGTACACAGGTAATTAGCATGACGGTTTACAACATGCTGGGCACGCCGGTACAGCAGCATGTCATCGATCAGTCGCACCCGCTGCCCGATCGTATTGACCTTACCGATCAGGTGCCGGGCTTTTACTTCATCGAACTGCTTACACCTTCCGGAAAAATAACCCGGCGTGTGGTGGTACAGCGCGGTTAATTTCTTTACGCGGCAAGGTGTTGTTTGTCAGCATCTTGCCTTTTTTGTCGACATAAATCCTATAAAACCGATAGGAAAAATAGAAAAAACTTGCCCGAAAGTTTGGAAATGACATTTATTCAGCTCTACATTTGCACCCGAATGAAACATAAACACATGCCCGCTTTTTGTTCAACCTGCTGTATGCGAAGCAGGCAATAGCGGATTGTGTTCGTATTCAACCAATACAGTTACCCTTCCGCATTGCCGCGAGAAGGGTTTTTTATTTAATAATAGTATAGAAACAACAATGGAAAAACATCTATTAAGCGAATCAGGGCCGGAAGTTTCAGCGGCTATATATGGCTTCTGGCGCTGGGAGCAGGAATTGCAGGATACGGATTTACTTACTTCCGTTGTGGAAGAGTGCCAGCAACTGGGAATCACTTCATTTGATCTGAATAATCCAAACGGGACAGAACAGGTGGAGAAGAGTTTTGGTAAGCTGATCAAAACCGGTGCAGTGCAGCGTGAAGATGTTGTTATTGCAGCTCGCGCGGGATGGCAGAAAAACAAACACAGCGGTAAACTATACGCCGATCTGAGTCAGGAATCGATCCGCAGCACGGTTGACCAGTTGCTCAAAAACCTGGGAACGGATTATGTAGATGTATTGTTGCTGCATGATTTTGATCCCTTGTTCAATGCTGAAGAAACGGCATCCGTACTTACCGATCTGGTATTGAAAAGAAAAATTCATTACATCGGTTTATCAAATTTCAATGTGTTTCAGCATAAACTGCTTTCTGCTCATTTGAGTATTCCGGTAGTCACAAATCATATCGAGCTGAGTGTACTTCAAACGGATGCCATACGCGATGGTCGTCTTGATCTGATCCGTGAGCAGTACAGCAAACCGCTTGCACTTGCGCCGCTGGCCGGGGGACGGATTTTAACAGGTACCGATGCGCGTACTACAGCAATCCGCTCATTGCTTGCCGAAATTGCAGAACGTTATTCGGCCAATGTAGAGCAGGTGGCTGTGGCATGGCTTTACAAGCTGCAGGCCCTGCCAATTATCGGTAGTCTTGATCTGCAACGCATTCGCAATGCGGCAAGTGCTCATACTATTACACTGAGCAATGAAGACTGGCATCTCATTTATGAATTTGTAAAATCCTGATTTACCCATGCAGAGTTTTCGTACTGAATTCGAACTCATCAGCCACGGCACTAAAGTGCTTGTTGAAAAAGACATTGTTGATCTTGCTAAAAAAATCCAGGCTTTCCGTGAAGGGCTTATTGATCCTGAAAAATTCAGAAGTCTGCGCCTTGCACGCGGGGTTTACGGTCAACGGCAGCAAGGTGTGCAAATGGTGAGGATAAAAATTCCGTTTGGAAAAATTTCATCCGCACAGTTACGTAAAATAGCAGCTCTCAGCGAACAATACTCAAACGGCAATCTGCATTTTACAACCCGTCAGGATATTCAGCTTCATCACATCAGTCTGGAGCACACGCCGGAAATCTGGGCAAAGCTTGAACAGGATGAAATTACATTGCGTGAAGCCTGCGGAAATACTGTACGCAACATTACTTCGCCGGCCGAATCGGGTGTATGGCCTGGTGAAGCCTTTGATGTAAGCGCCTATGCCGATGCCGTATTCCGCTACTTTCTGCGTAAACCGTTTGCGCAGGAGATGGGACGTAAAATAAAAATTGCATTCTCCAACAGTGAAGCCGATGCCGCATTAACATGGATACATGATATTGGCTTTATTGCCACGTACAATGAATCCGGCGAACGCGGCTTCCGTGTGCTTGCAGGTGGCGGACTGGGGGCACAGCCCTTCACGGCAAAGTTGCTGCATACTTTTTTACCGGCATCCAGACTAATTCCCTTCATCGAATCGGTGCTGCGCATTTTCGACCGTTACGGCGAGCGGCACAGCCGGCATAAGGCACGCATAAAATACCTTATTCATCAGCTTGGTGTGGACGCATTTCTGCAGTTGCTTGACGAAATAACGCCGGCACTTACCGTGCAGGATTACCACATTGCATATGATGAATTTGAAAAGCCTTATGTGCGAGAGGCTTCTCCGGCTGCTGTACCTGCAACTCCGCCCGAAGGCTTTTCCGCGTGGATGCGCTCG encodes the following:
- a CDS encoding aldo/keto reductase; its protein translation is MEKHLLSESGPEVSAAIYGFWRWEQELQDTDLLTSVVEECQQLGITSFDLNNPNGTEQVEKSFGKLIKTGAVQREDVVIAARAGWQKNKHSGKLYADLSQESIRSTVDQLLKNLGTDYVDVLLLHDFDPLFNAEETASVLTDLVLKRKIHYIGLSNFNVFQHKLLSAHLSIPVVTNHIELSVLQTDAIRDGRLDLIREQYSKPLALAPLAGGRILTGTDARTTAIRSLLAEIAERYSANVEQVAVAWLYKLQALPIIGSLDLQRIRNAASAHTITLSNEDWHLIYEFVKS
- a CDS encoding T9SS type A sorting domain-containing protein, giving the protein MVKTFLTLAMPLMLLAPALNAQEFMNGGFEKNGGRCLINTTPAVFNANVQHTRAFGAFRKPDIASADCGFGAAHSGNWFVGLASNIQGDIRSEAISMELNSPLQKGQQYALNFWVRTRTASPNLTLSVSGTDSVFGTSFYTVSAQSIGASWTEISIRFTAPVNGRFIGIRASHPELNAGVWLDDFSIRSVFQADAVVLTPAPKATVAVPKKAEPAGIEIFPNPSEGMFRISLDSTQVISMTVYNMLGTPVQQHVIDQSHPLPDRIDLTDQVPGFYFIELLTPSGKITRRVVVQRG